The Ignavibacteria bacterium genome contains the following window.
GTTTTTCACTCGCTGTCAAACTTCGATGAACTCAGATTGATAACGGAAATCTAAAATCACAATTAAAAATCAAAAAATGAGGTTTTATATGAACATTCAAATGGTTGATTTAAAAAGACAATACGATAAAATTAAATCAGAGATTGATACAGCAATCCAAGAAGTTTTAGACTCAACTCAATTTATTCTTGGAAAGAAAGTAAAAGATTTTGAAGAAGCAGCAGCAAAATATCTTGGTGTAAAATACGCTGTCGGTGTTGCAAATGGAACGGACGCACTTCAGATCGCAATGATGGCTTTAGGCATTGGTAAAGATGATGAAGTCATTACCACGCCATTTACTTTTGTTGCAACGACAGAAACTATTGTGATGCTTGGAGCTAAACCAGTGTATGTTGATATTGATCCAGTTTCATACAATATAGATGTAAAAAAGATCAGAGAGAAAATCACACCAAAGACAAAAGCAATATTGCCTGTTCATCTTTACGGAAATCCCGCAGAGATGGATGAAATTCTTTCAATAGCAAAAGAATATAATCTTTATGTAATCGAAGATTCAGCACAAGGATTTGGAGCTGAATATAAAGGTAGAAAGGTTTGTTCATTTGGAGATGTTGCCTGCATCAGCTTTTTCCCGAGTAAAAATCTTGGCTGTTATGGCGATGGTGGAATGGTCGTAACAAACAACGATGAAATTCATGAAAAAGTCAGGATGATTGCAAATCATGGTTCGAAGGTAAGATATCTTCACGAAAGACTTGGAATGAATTCACGACTTGATGCACTTCAAGCAGCAATTTTGAATGTTAAATTAAAATACATTGATGAGTGGAATAATCAAAGAATTCAAAACGCAAATTTGTATTCAGAAAGATTAAAAGGTCTTAAGCAAGTAGTTACTCCAACTTTTCCTGATTATTCAAAACATATTTTTCATCAATATACAATCAAAGTTGAAAATCGGGATGAATTGCAAAAATTTTTAGCAAGTAAAAATATCCCCACTGCCATACATTATCCAATCCCTTTGCATCTTCAACCAGCATTTAAAGGATTTGCAGATGAAGGTTCGCTTCCACTTGCCGAAGAAGCAGCTAAAAATGTAATCTCACTTCCAATGCATCCTGACTTAAAAGTTGAAGAAATTGATTACATCACAAATTCTATTAAGGAATTTTACTCAAAATGAATAAGGCAATAGTAATCATTCCGACTTATAACGAGTCAGAAAATATTAAGAAACTTATTCCAGAAATTCTAAAAAGAACTAATGGCGAGATAGATATTTTAATTGTTGATGATAATTCTCCGGACGGGACTTCTGATGTTGTTCGTAATTTCCAGAGAGAACATCAAAATATTTTTTTGATGACAAGACCAAAAAAAGCTGGACTTGGCACAGCTTATGTTGAGGGATTTAAATTCGCTTTAAG
Protein-coding sequences here:
- a CDS encoding DegT/DnrJ/EryC1/StrS family aminotransferase, translated to MNIQMVDLKRQYDKIKSEIDTAIQEVLDSTQFILGKKVKDFEEAAAKYLGVKYAVGVANGTDALQIAMMALGIGKDDEVITTPFTFVATTETIVMLGAKPVYVDIDPVSYNIDVKKIREKITPKTKAILPVHLYGNPAEMDEILSIAKEYNLYVIEDSAQGFGAEYKGRKVCSFGDVACISFFPSKNLGCYGDGGMVVTNNDEIHEKVRMIANHGSKVRYLHERLGMNSRLDALQAAILNVKLKYIDEWNNQRIQNANLYSERLKGLKQVVTPTFPDYSKHIFHQYTIKVENRDELQKFLASKNIPTAIHYPIPLHLQPAFKGFADEGSLPLAEEAAKNVISLPMHPDLKVEEIDYITNSIKEFYSK